A single region of the Streptomyces caelestis genome encodes:
- a CDS encoding LodA/GoxA family CTQ-dependent oxidase, which translates to MTGTADPHQNPSRALPDCAVEPIAGILAEFVDERMGQRIAQGQDPVLRPVFVKYHGTARGVLTVTPGLPQDLCIGFLRAARDQPGGLTAWVRFSSDTLPDRPDFRRTLGMGIKLFGVPGPKLLEDEGHADTQDLVLQNHEVFFVDTARDMCEFQQDPVAYQNAHPVTRSILQAMRKPEESALTAGYWGVLPYAFGPDRHVKYVLVPVSCPPGDPQAVPPEEDPSFLREDLRHRLAAGEATFDLMVQFRTDPDRMPLDRATVRWEESLSPPVRVARLTLHQQDVRARGQDAYGENLAYNPWHSLAEHQPVGSMAEARKVVYRASAARRRDANGVPVAEPGPARPPSREPLGRDTRIVRAAIHPAIGVARVGDSADEFFLAPEVDDPPPLPAGSYKDATGALKRQAARFRVYGYNAAGEPVAELTADNADIRWTVQVANKKAAWYQFQLALDIPEAAAAPASTPRNPKVPAEERGRLVIDPGPRSIRGRERGGRPEYRFDTGCFLGKPVPLGEVRTDGAGRLLFLGGHGVSASVDHAQAMHFANNDGWHDDVSDGPVTARVRVDGRSVPVEPAWVVVAPPNFAPELKSVRTMYDLLRDLFVSCGTLPPPEGVSFTRDVLPILRRMCDLQWVNRGIAALFGHGGREHFLAPGRLARLADPGPRNAELRQQIWATMRDLDRDGLSPVPWPPLYGDSMSVRPVSARQHLTLSSLQYRSLARWAAGDFDADYDPSAVPPANLDEVPLAQRPGMLDRAALSFCLADAFHPGCELSWPMRHSTLYSAPFRVRHRDPGTAESDYGQVLTPQTALGVDGPLYAQGPGDLTRWMAVPWQTDTARCRSGYYLGYGPRYDPYLPTFWPARVPNHVLTEQDYKKAIDPGSPAEERRAAFERRAVWDRWLPPDRIEQMNAMVKDFGKLGLVERRAGAADDPELPATMFVESTVGFHPEQPPPALRNLQCLHVPEAADPALDGSAVAAALARTDVPHEQVMAGYFEKVARFPDER; encoded by the coding sequence ATGACCGGGACAGCAGACCCGCACCAGAACCCCTCGCGCGCCCTGCCCGACTGCGCGGTCGAGCCGATCGCCGGCATCCTGGCCGAATTCGTGGACGAGCGCATGGGGCAGCGGATCGCCCAGGGCCAGGACCCGGTTCTGCGGCCGGTCTTCGTCAAGTACCACGGCACCGCCCGGGGGGTGCTCACGGTCACCCCCGGCCTCCCGCAGGACCTCTGTATCGGATTCCTCAGGGCCGCCCGGGACCAGCCGGGCGGTCTGACCGCCTGGGTCCGCTTCTCCAGCGACACCCTGCCGGACCGTCCGGACTTCCGCCGGACCCTCGGTATGGGCATCAAGCTGTTCGGCGTTCCCGGCCCGAAGCTGCTGGAGGACGAGGGCCACGCGGACACACAGGATCTCGTGCTGCAGAACCACGAGGTGTTCTTCGTCGACACCGCCCGGGACATGTGCGAGTTCCAGCAGGACCCGGTCGCCTACCAGAACGCGCACCCGGTGACCCGCAGCATTCTGCAAGCCATGCGCAAGCCCGAGGAGAGCGCGCTGACGGCCGGCTACTGGGGCGTGCTGCCATACGCGTTCGGGCCCGACCGCCATGTGAAGTACGTGCTCGTGCCGGTCTCCTGCCCACCCGGTGACCCGCAGGCGGTGCCCCCGGAGGAGGACCCCTCCTTCCTGCGGGAAGACCTGCGGCACCGGCTGGCCGCGGGTGAGGCGACCTTCGACCTGATGGTGCAGTTCCGCACGGACCCGGACCGGATGCCCCTGGACCGTGCCACCGTGCGCTGGGAGGAATCCCTGAGCCCCCCGGTCCGGGTGGCGAGACTGACCCTGCATCAGCAGGACGTCCGGGCGCGCGGCCAGGACGCCTACGGCGAGAACCTGGCCTACAACCCCTGGCACAGCCTGGCCGAGCACCAGCCGGTCGGCAGCATGGCCGAGGCCCGCAAGGTGGTGTACCGGGCGTCGGCCGCACGGCGCCGCGACGCGAACGGCGTTCCGGTGGCGGAACCGGGTCCCGCCCGGCCGCCGTCCCGTGAACCCCTCGGGCGTGACACCCGGATCGTGCGGGCCGCGATCCATCCCGCCATCGGAGTGGCGCGGGTCGGTGACAGCGCGGACGAGTTCTTCCTCGCGCCCGAGGTGGACGACCCTCCGCCGCTGCCCGCCGGCTCGTACAAGGACGCGACCGGCGCCCTGAAGCGGCAGGCGGCGCGCTTCCGTGTCTACGGCTACAACGCCGCCGGAGAGCCGGTCGCCGAGCTGACCGCGGACAACGCGGACATCCGGTGGACCGTGCAGGTGGCCAACAAGAAGGCTGCCTGGTACCAGTTCCAGCTGGCCCTGGACATCCCGGAAGCGGCCGCCGCACCCGCCAGCACGCCCCGCAACCCCAAGGTGCCCGCCGAGGAGCGTGGCCGGCTGGTCATCGACCCCGGTCCCCGTTCGATCCGCGGCCGGGAACGCGGGGGCCGGCCCGAGTACCGGTTCGACACGGGCTGCTTCCTCGGAAAGCCCGTTCCTCTCGGTGAGGTGCGCACGGACGGCGCCGGTCGGCTGCTGTTCCTCGGCGGGCACGGCGTCTCGGCCTCGGTGGATCACGCTCAGGCCATGCACTTCGCCAACAACGACGGCTGGCATGACGACGTCTCCGACGGCCCGGTGACCGCCCGCGTGCGCGTCGACGGCCGTTCCGTGCCCGTCGAACCGGCCTGGGTGGTGGTGGCGCCACCGAACTTCGCGCCGGAGCTGAAGTCCGTACGCACGATGTACGACCTGCTGCGCGACCTCTTCGTGTCCTGCGGAACGCTGCCGCCCCCGGAGGGCGTCTCGTTCACCCGTGACGTCCTGCCGATCCTGCGGCGCATGTGCGATCTCCAGTGGGTCAATCGCGGCATCGCCGCGTTGTTCGGGCACGGCGGGCGCGAGCACTTCCTGGCGCCCGGACGGCTCGCCAGGCTGGCCGACCCCGGGCCCCGCAACGCGGAGCTGCGGCAGCAGATCTGGGCCACCATGCGGGATCTCGACCGTGACGGGCTCTCGCCCGTACCGTGGCCGCCGCTCTACGGCGACTCGATGAGCGTGCGGCCGGTCTCCGCGCGGCAGCACCTGACGCTGTCTTCGCTGCAGTACCGGTCCCTGGCCCGGTGGGCCGCAGGGGACTTCGACGCCGACTACGACCCTTCGGCGGTACCGCCCGCGAACCTCGACGAGGTCCCACTGGCGCAACGGCCGGGCATGCTCGACCGCGCGGCCCTGTCGTTCTGTCTGGCCGACGCGTTCCACCCGGGCTGCGAACTGTCCTGGCCGATGCGCCACAGCACGCTGTACTCGGCACCCTTCCGGGTGCGCCACCGCGATCCCGGCACCGCCGAATCCGACTACGGCCAGGTGCTGACTCCGCAGACGGCCCTCGGCGTCGACGGCCCGCTGTACGCGCAGGGACCGGGCGACCTCACGCGCTGGATGGCGGTGCCCTGGCAGACCGACACCGCCCGCTGCCGCTCCGGCTACTACCTCGGGTACGGCCCTCGCTACGACCCCTACCTGCCCACCTTCTGGCCCGCGCGCGTACCCAACCACGTGCTGACGGAGCAGGACTACAAGAAGGCGATCGACCCCGGCAGCCCCGCAGAGGAACGCCGGGCCGCCTTCGAGCGCCGAGCCGTGTGGGACAGGTGGCTGCCCCCGGACCGCATCGAGCAGATGAACGCCATGGTCAAGGACTTCGGCAAACTGGGCCTCGTCGAACGCCGCGCAGGCGCCGCCGACGACCCGGAGCTGCCCGCGACGATGTTCGTCGAGTCCACCGTGGGCTTCCACCCCGAGCAGCCTCCGCCCGCGCTGCGGAACCTGCAATGCCTGCACGTGCCGGAGGCAGCGGACCCGGCACTGGACGGCAGCGCCGTGGCCGCGGCCCTCGCCCGGACGGACGTGCCCCACGAACAGGTCATGGCGGGCTACTTCGAGAAGGTCGCACGCTTCCCGGACGAGCGGTGA
- a CDS encoding GlxA family transcriptional regulator, whose protein sequence is MHSVAILVLDQVVPFDMAAPQQTFAWTQMPDGRPAYRVRLCAETPQVRADGGFTLRVDRGLEALAEADTIIVPGCSPEAAPPSEPVLAALRQAAAAGTRIASVCVGAFVLAEAGLLDGLRATTHWVAAGELAHRFPRVEVEPDVLYVDNGQILTSAGAAAALDLCLHMIRRDLGSAVAANIARMSVMPLEREGGQAQFIVHEHPPVPRGSALEPVLEWIEDNLAREVTLGALAERAGMSERTFSRRFREQTGTTPLQWLLRARVRRAQYLLENTDHSVERIARQAGFGSPTAFRERFRKVVGTTPYAYRTAFHGKANAPAARARAAGASPGS, encoded by the coding sequence ATGCACTCGGTGGCGATCCTGGTTCTCGATCAAGTGGTGCCGTTCGACATGGCGGCGCCCCAGCAGACGTTCGCCTGGACCCAGATGCCGGACGGGCGGCCGGCCTACCGGGTCCGGTTGTGTGCCGAGACGCCTCAGGTGCGCGCGGACGGCGGTTTCACCCTGCGCGTCGACCGGGGTCTTGAGGCGCTGGCGGAGGCCGACACGATCATCGTGCCGGGGTGCTCCCCCGAGGCCGCGCCGCCGTCCGAGCCGGTGTTGGCGGCCCTGCGGCAGGCCGCCGCGGCCGGTACCCGGATCGCGTCCGTGTGCGTCGGGGCCTTCGTGCTGGCGGAGGCCGGGCTGCTGGACGGACTGCGCGCCACCACGCACTGGGTGGCCGCGGGTGAGCTGGCCCACCGGTTCCCGCGGGTCGAGGTGGAACCGGACGTGCTGTATGTCGACAACGGGCAGATCCTCACCTCGGCCGGTGCGGCGGCCGCGCTGGACCTGTGCCTGCACATGATCCGGCGGGACCTGGGGTCGGCCGTCGCGGCGAACATCGCGCGGATGTCGGTCATGCCGCTGGAACGGGAGGGCGGTCAGGCCCAGTTCATCGTGCACGAGCACCCGCCGGTGCCCCGGGGGTCGGCGCTGGAGCCGGTGCTGGAGTGGATCGAGGACAACCTCGCGCGCGAGGTGACGCTGGGCGCGCTGGCGGAGCGTGCGGGGATGAGCGAGCGGACGTTCAGCCGCCGCTTCCGTGAGCAGACCGGCACCACGCCGTTGCAGTGGCTGCTGCGGGCGCGGGTGCGGCGCGCCCAGTACCTGCTGGAGAACACCGACCACTCCGTGGAACGGATCGCCCGGCAGGCGGGATTCGGCTCGCCGACGGCGTTCCGGGAGCGGTTTCGCAAGGTGGTGGGCACGACGCCGTACGCGTATCGCACGGCGTTCCACGGGAAGGCGAACGCCCCGGCGGCCCGTGCACGGGCCGCCGGGGCGTCGCCCGGTTCATGA
- a CDS encoding YkvA family protein, producing the protein MDTTTTVITVAAVLAAIVLVLAVGVLVRLVRTRRELRRAGLPTGPRWVFWGAVLYFVLPADVLPDPVYLDDIGVLLLALRTVRGSLGERERSTTRRPENRPDRQPAR; encoded by the coding sequence GTGGATACGACCACAACGGTGATCACTGTGGCCGCGGTTCTCGCGGCCATCGTCCTCGTCCTCGCCGTCGGCGTCCTCGTGCGGCTGGTCAGAACCCGGCGCGAACTACGGCGCGCGGGACTGCCCACGGGCCCGCGCTGGGTCTTCTGGGGCGCGGTTCTCTATTTCGTGCTGCCCGCCGACGTGCTGCCCGACCCGGTCTACCTGGACGACATCGGCGTTCTGCTGCTCGCTCTGCGCACCGTCCGCGGCTCCCTCGGCGAGCGGGAGCGCAGTACGACACGCCGACCGGAGAACCGGCCGGACCGCCAACCGGCCCGATGA
- a CDS encoding poly(ethylene terephthalate) hydrolase family protein, with product MVKWRPESVPGEADPGRARPRPGRRLVGLRTAVGGGGAISAAGRRPSLKAAVPLAPFSPSQDLPTLRVRTMIISARDAGTVTPSYLDGLYAPMPAGRQSAFAELTNGGGGFPTCGNSAVTRRMIPWLKIFIDHHTRYTRLLGPSRADSSGISRYRSKCPCAPPGQTPPPPSGAPTVGSGSDRSLDVPNTSQTNGTNQRWSVNANGTIISARSGLCLDAYNAGTANGTPSSPVDL from the coding sequence GTGGTCAAGTGGCGGCCAGAGTCGGTGCCCGGTGAGGCCGACCCCGGCCGGGCAAGACCCCGTCCTGGGCGCAGGCTGGTCGGGCTGCGGACGGCCGTGGGCGGCGGCGGCGCGATCAGCGCGGCCGGACGGCGGCCGTCCCTGAAGGCCGCCGTTCCGCTCGCGCCGTTCTCTCCCTCACAGGACCTGCCCACCCTTCGAGTTCGGACGATGATCATCAGTGCGCGGGACGCCGGCACCGTCACTCCGTCCTACCTCGACGGCCTCTACGCGCCCATGCCGGCCGGCAGGCAGAGCGCCTTCGCCGAGCTCACCAACGGCGGCGGCGGCTTCCCCACGTGCGGGAACTCGGCCGTGACGCGCCGCATGATCCCCTGGCTCAAGATCTTCATCGACCACCACACGCGCTACACCCGACTTCTGGGCCCGTCCCGGGCGGACTCCAGCGGCATCTCCCGGTACCGGAGCAAGTGCCCCTGCGCGCCACCTGGCCAGACGCCCCCTCCGCCGAGCGGCGCGCCGACCGTCGGTTCCGGCTCCGACCGCTCGCTGGACGTGCCGAACACATCGCAGACCAACGGCACGAACCAACGCTGGAGCGTCAACGCGAACGGCACCATCATCAGCGCCCGGTCCGGCCTGTGCCTGGACGCGTACAACGCCGGAACCGCCAACGGCACACCCAGTAGTCCTGTAGACCTGTAA
- a CDS encoding aldo/keto reductase, which yields MHTRRIGDVDVSAIGLGAMPMSIEGRPDEERSLATIHAALDAGVTLIDTADAYHRDADEVGHNEILIAKALASHDRGGDVLVATKGGHLRPGDGSWTLDGSPRHLKEACEASLRRLGVEAIGLYQFHRPDPRVPYAESVGAIRDLLDEGKIRMAGISNANPEQIRLANEILGGRLVSVQNQFSPAFRSSEPELDLCDELGIAFLPWSPLGGISKAAELGSGHAPFARIADAHGVSPQRVCLAWMLAKSPMVVPIPGASRPETIRDSLAATDLTLTPEERAELDAA from the coding sequence ATGCACACCCGCCGCATCGGTGATGTCGACGTCAGCGCGATCGGCCTGGGCGCGATGCCCATGTCCATCGAGGGACGCCCCGACGAGGAACGCTCCCTCGCCACCATCCACGCCGCGCTCGACGCCGGGGTGACACTGATCGACACCGCGGACGCCTACCACAGGGACGCCGACGAGGTCGGTCACAACGAGATCCTCATAGCCAAGGCCCTCGCCTCCCACGACCGCGGCGGTGACGTCCTGGTCGCCACCAAGGGCGGCCATCTGCGCCCCGGTGACGGCAGCTGGACGCTGGACGGCAGCCCCCGTCACCTCAAGGAGGCCTGCGAGGCGTCCCTGCGCCGGCTCGGCGTCGAGGCCATCGGGCTCTACCAGTTCCACCGCCCGGACCCGCGCGTCCCCTACGCCGAGTCCGTCGGCGCGATCCGGGACCTGCTGGACGAGGGCAAGATCCGCATGGCCGGCATCTCGAACGCGAACCCCGAGCAGATCCGGCTGGCCAACGAGATCCTCGGCGGCCGCCTGGTCTCCGTGCAGAACCAGTTCTCCCCGGCCTTCCGCTCCAGCGAGCCGGAGCTGGACCTGTGCGACGAACTCGGCATCGCGTTCCTGCCCTGGAGCCCCCTCGGCGGGATCTCGAAGGCCGCCGAACTCGGCTCGGGCCACGCCCCCTTCGCCCGTATCGCCGACGCACACGGCGTGAGCCCGCAGCGCGTGTGCCTGGCGTGGATGCTCGCCAAGTCGCCCATGGTCGTCCCGATCCCGGGCGCCAGCCGCCCCGAGACCATCCGCGACTCGCTCGCCGCCACCGACCTCACCCTCACGCCGGAGGAACGGGCGGAGCTGGACGCAGCCTGA
- the tgmA gene encoding putative ATP-grasp-modified RiPP has translation MQPFALNYARPAVELEAAIPYVYDAGLQLNVLHDGRVAASDFALLREVGTTTSTAGSKTHFDD, from the coding sequence ATGCAACCGTTCGCGCTCAACTACGCGCGCCCGGCAGTGGAGTTGGAAGCTGCCATTCCGTACGTGTACGACGCCGGACTCCAGTTGAACGTGCTCCACGACGGCCGGGTGGCCGCCTCCGACTTCGCCCTGCTGAGGGAGGTCGGCACCACGACGTCCACCGCCGGCTCCAAGACGCACTTCGACGACTGA
- a CDS encoding DUF5133 domain-containing protein, whose translation MLVPDRKAVRELLTRYASLRIAQAERRTPATARELDDVSYTLCVMMGTSDISDAIAKADVLLLTKERSAAADTDGENGLTLVG comes from the coding sequence GTGCTCGTACCGGACCGGAAGGCCGTCAGGGAGTTGCTGACGCGGTATGCGTCGCTGAGGATCGCTCAGGCGGAGAGGCGCACGCCGGCGACGGCACGCGAGCTGGACGACGTCAGTTACACGCTGTGCGTGATGATGGGGACGTCCGACATCAGCGATGCCATCGCCAAGGCGGATGTGCTGCTGCTCACCAAGGAGCGGTCCGCTGCCGCGGACACGGACGGGGAGAACGGTCTGACGCTGGTCGGCTGA
- a CDS encoding aminotransferase class I/II-fold pyridoxal phosphate-dependent enzyme: MTTIAHRDADALALHLDEARRDYAGLKDRGLSLDLTRGKPSPEQLDLSAELLTLPGGRYTALDGTDCRNYGAPGDGLRELRDIFAPALQVPVDQLLAVGNSSLELMHDCLVHALLGTVPGAEGRWADQRVAFLCPVPGYDRHFALCERLGIDMIPVPMTDGGPDMGVVENLVRSDARIKGIWCVPKYSNPDGTCYSDETVRRLSTMETAAPDFRIFWDNAYAVHHLDGETGVGDILAACAEAGHPDRVFVFGSTSKITFAGAGVAFLGSSPANVAWWRANSTKRTIGPDKLNQLRHALFLKDTDGLRAHMRRHRRILAPKFETVDRVFSEQLGDTGLATWTRPKGGYFVALTVLDGCAREVVRLAAEAGIAVTPAGATHPHGNDPDDRVIRIGPSYPTLEELEQIAYGITVCVRLAGYERLTAQR; the protein is encoded by the coding sequence ATGACAACCATTGCTCACCGTGACGCCGACGCCCTCGCCTTACACCTGGACGAGGCGCGTCGTGACTACGCCGGCCTCAAGGACCGCGGTCTCTCACTGGACCTGACCAGGGGCAAGCCCTCACCCGAGCAGCTCGACCTGTCCGCTGAACTGCTCACGTTGCCCGGCGGGCGCTACACGGCACTGGACGGCACCGACTGCCGCAACTACGGCGCCCCGGGTGACGGGCTGCGGGAGCTGCGTGACATCTTCGCCCCCGCCCTCCAGGTGCCCGTCGACCAGCTGCTGGCGGTCGGCAACTCGAGCCTCGAGCTCATGCACGACTGCCTGGTGCACGCCCTCCTCGGCACTGTGCCCGGGGCCGAGGGCCGCTGGGCCGATCAACGGGTGGCCTTTCTCTGTCCGGTGCCCGGCTACGACCGGCACTTCGCCCTGTGTGAACGCTTGGGCATCGACATGATCCCCGTCCCGATGACCGACGGCGGACCGGACATGGGTGTCGTCGAGAACCTCGTGCGCTCCGACGCGAGGATCAAGGGCATCTGGTGCGTGCCCAAGTACAGCAACCCCGACGGCACCTGCTACAGCGACGAGACCGTGCGCCGGCTGTCCACCATGGAGACGGCCGCGCCGGACTTCAGGATCTTCTGGGACAACGCCTACGCGGTGCACCACCTCGACGGCGAGACGGGCGTCGGCGACATCCTCGCCGCATGCGCGGAGGCCGGCCACCCGGACCGGGTGTTCGTGTTCGGCTCCACCTCGAAGATCACTTTCGCCGGGGCAGGGGTCGCTTTCCTCGGCTCTTCTCCCGCGAACGTCGCCTGGTGGCGTGCCAACTCGACCAAGCGGACGATCGGCCCGGACAAGCTCAACCAGCTCCGCCACGCGCTCTTCCTCAAGGACACCGACGGGCTGCGCGCTCACATGCGCCGCCACCGACGGATCCTGGCGCCGAAGTTCGAGACGGTGGACCGCGTCTTCAGCGAGCAGCTCGGCGACACCGGGCTCGCCACGTGGACGCGGCCGAAGGGCGGTTACTTCGTCGCGCTCACGGTCCTCGACGGCTGTGCCCGTGAAGTGGTCCGCCTGGCCGCCGAGGCCGGCATCGCCGTCACCCCGGCCGGGGCCACGCACCCCCACGGCAACGATCCGGACGACCGGGTCATCCGCATCGGCCCCTCCTATCCGACACTCGAGGAGCTGGAGCAGATCGCCTACGGCATCACGGTGTGCGTGCGACTCGCCGGCTACGAGAGGCTGACCGCCCAGCGCTGA
- a CDS encoding NAD(P)/FAD-dependent oxidoreductase, producing the protein MTYEVIVAGGGPAGAVAALVLARAGRRVLLVDKSTDGPRSSPFRIGETLPPAARPLLHDLGLWPEFAAAPHLRCVGTYASWGSETLHGHSHLHDPHGHGWHLDRTRFDAFLRSAAERAGAELRRAEAVPHPTPAGDRRVLIREGGRLQEVRCDWVVDATGRRAVIGRRQGRRHKQDRLVAVYALFGRRLPGHHTEDTELRTLVEAVPGGWWYTGRVPAGRLVAHLTDTDLTDSSLRTVEGFLGALGTTRHIRTRLDGYDPAHAAAPRWTPAHGLRLSPAAGPGWIATGDAALAVDPLSSQGILNALHTGARAGRTVDRCLSGETAALAEYSLFLEGITDIYERHHAETYGQEQRWPGHTFWERRRRPRHRRPQP; encoded by the coding sequence GTGACCTACGAAGTGATCGTGGCCGGAGGCGGTCCGGCAGGCGCCGTCGCGGCCCTGGTCCTGGCGCGGGCCGGGCGTCGTGTCCTGCTCGTCGACAAGAGCACGGACGGTCCCCGGTCCTCCCCTTTCCGGATCGGGGAGACCCTGCCACCCGCAGCCAGGCCGCTGCTGCACGATCTGGGCCTGTGGCCCGAGTTCGCCGCGGCCCCTCACCTGCGGTGCGTGGGAACCTACGCCTCCTGGGGGTCGGAGACACTCCACGGCCACAGCCACCTCCACGACCCGCACGGACACGGCTGGCACCTGGACCGGACCCGGTTCGACGCGTTTCTGCGGAGCGCCGCCGAAAGGGCGGGGGCCGAACTGCGCCGGGCCGAAGCCGTGCCGCACCCCACCCCCGCCGGTGACCGACGCGTACTGATCCGCGAAGGCGGCCGGCTCCAAGAGGTGCGCTGCGACTGGGTCGTGGACGCCACCGGCCGCCGCGCCGTGATCGGCCGCCGGCAGGGCCGACGCCACAAGCAGGACAGGCTCGTCGCCGTGTACGCCCTGTTCGGACGACGGCTCCCCGGTCATCACACCGAGGACACCGAACTCCGCACGCTCGTCGAGGCGGTGCCCGGCGGCTGGTGGTACACGGGCCGGGTTCCGGCCGGACGACTGGTCGCACACCTCACCGACACGGACCTGACCGACTCCTCCCTGCGCACCGTCGAAGGGTTCCTCGGCGCCCTCGGGACCACCCGCCACATCCGCACCCGCCTCGACGGCTACGACCCGGCCCACGCCGCGGCACCCCGCTGGACCCCCGCCCACGGGCTGCGTCTGTCCCCCGCGGCGGGTCCCGGATGGATCGCCACCGGAGACGCCGCCCTCGCGGTCGACCCGCTCTCCTCACAGGGCATCCTCAACGCCCTCCACACCGGAGCCCGCGCCGGCCGGACCGTCGACCGGTGCCTGTCCGGCGAGACGGCCGCCCTCGCGGAGTACTCCCTGTTCCTGGAGGGGATCACGGACATTTACGAGCGACATCACGCCGAGACCTACGGCCAGGAACAGCGCTGGCCGGGTCACACGTTCTGGGAACGCCGCCGACGGCCACGGCACAGGCGCCCCCAGCCGTGA
- the tgmB gene encoding ATP-grasp ribosomal peptide maturase encodes MTVLILTCEEDVTADMVVVHLNATGVPVVRVDPADLTGGVALSGEYVHGRFRGHLSAGGRLVSIGGLRSVWVRRPGTPAGRAAQPSAWLTEEAAQALYGMLRGSDARWMNHPDAARRARHKPWQLRLAQRCGLPVPATLITTFPRAAREFSERYPDLVVKPVSGAHPQDPPRAVPASRVAPDTDFSAVAFGPTLLQRRISKRADIRLTVVGDRMLAARKAAAADADPDDVDVRFAAPGAPWRPTDVPSCIAPGVRAYLREAELAYGAFDFVEDADGTWWFLECNQSGQFGFVEVETGQPIARTIAEWLARPVPEAPSRVNGANRTAC; translated from the coding sequence ATGACGGTACTGATCCTCACCTGCGAGGAGGACGTGACCGCGGACATGGTGGTCGTGCATCTCAACGCGACGGGGGTTCCCGTGGTCCGCGTCGACCCCGCCGATCTGACCGGTGGTGTCGCGCTGTCCGGGGAGTACGTCCACGGCCGTTTCCGCGGCCATCTGTCCGCCGGGGGGCGGCTGGTGAGCATCGGGGGGCTGCGGTCGGTATGGGTACGCAGGCCGGGCACCCCGGCCGGGCGGGCGGCCCAGCCGTCCGCGTGGCTGACCGAGGAGGCCGCCCAGGCGCTCTACGGCATGCTGCGGGGCTCGGACGCGCGCTGGATGAACCACCCCGACGCGGCCCGCCGGGCCCGGCACAAGCCCTGGCAGCTGCGTCTCGCCCAGCGGTGCGGACTGCCCGTGCCGGCGACGCTGATCACGACCTTCCCGCGCGCCGCCCGCGAGTTCTCGGAGCGCTACCCGGACCTGGTGGTCAAGCCGGTGTCGGGCGCGCATCCGCAGGACCCGCCCCGGGCGGTGCCGGCCAGCCGGGTCGCACCCGACACGGACTTCTCCGCGGTCGCGTTCGGGCCAACGCTGCTTCAGCGGCGGATCTCCAAGCGGGCCGACATCCGTCTCACCGTGGTGGGCGATCGGATGCTGGCGGCCCGCAAGGCGGCCGCCGCGGACGCGGACCCCGACGACGTCGACGTGCGGTTCGCCGCGCCCGGCGCACCGTGGCGGCCCACCGACGTGCCGTCGTGCATCGCGCCGGGCGTCCGGGCCTACCTGCGGGAGGCGGAACTGGCCTACGGTGCTTTCGACTTCGTCGAGGACGCCGACGGGACCTGGTGGTTCCTGGAGTGCAATCAGTCGGGGCAGTTCGGGTTCGTCGAGGTGGAGACGGGTCAGCCGATCGCCCGCACCATCGCCGAGTGGCTGGCCCGCCCCGTTCCCGAGGCGCCGTCGCGCGTCAACGGCGCGAACCGGACGGCCTGTTGA